The following are encoded together in the Clostridia bacterium genome:
- the rplL gene encoding 50S ribosomal protein L7/L12, whose amino-acid sequence MSKVEQVLELVEGLSVLELAELVKKFEEKFGVSAAAPVAVAAAAPGAGAAPAAAAEEQAEFDVILADAGDKKIQVIKVVRELTGLGLKEAKDLVDGAPKPVKEKVSKEEAEQIKAKLVEAGATVEIK is encoded by the coding sequence GTGTTGGAGCTCGTCGAAGGGCTTTCCGTTCTGGAGCTGGCTGAGCTCGTCAAGAAGTTCGAGGAGAAGTTCGGCGTCTCCGCGGCCGCGCCGGTCGCCGTGGCCGCCGCGGCTCCGGGCGCGGGCGCCGCTCCGGCGGCCGCCGCGGAGGAGCAGGCGGAGTTCGACGTGATCCTCGCGGACGCCGGCGACAAGAAGATCCAGGTCATCAAGGTCGTGCGCGAGCTCACCGGGCTCGGCCTGAAGGAAGCGAAGGACCTGGTCGACGGGGCGCCGAAGCCGGTCAAGGAGAAGGTCAGCAAAGAGGAAGCCGAGCAGATCAAGGCGAAACTGGTGGAAGCGGGCGCCACGGTCGAGATCAAGTAA